In the genome of Pongo pygmaeus isolate AG05252 chromosome 9, NHGRI_mPonPyg2-v2.0_pri, whole genome shotgun sequence, one region contains:
- the LOC129007702 gene encoding LOW QUALITY PROTEIN: olfactory receptor 52A4-like (The sequence of the model RefSeq protein was modified relative to this genomic sequence to represent the inferred CDS: inserted 2 bases in 1 codon), producing MALPITNGTLFMPFVLTFIGIPGFESVQCWIGIPFCAMYAIALIGNSLLLIIIKSEPSLHEPMYIFLVTLGATDISLSTSIVPKMLGIFWFHLPEIYFDACLFQMWLIHTFQGIESGVLLAMALDRYVAICYPLRHAIVFTQQLVTYIVVGVTLRPAILVIPCLLFIKCHLKLYRTKLISHTYCEHMTLVXLATEDVYINKVCGILGVFIDGGLDFIFITLSYIQIFIIVFHLPLKEARLKVFNTCIPHIYVFFQFYLLAFFFIFYSQIWILYPIICTYYLVQSLPTGPTIPQPLYLWDKDQAH from the exons ATGGCCCTGCCTATTACAAATGGTACCTTGTTCATGCCCTTTGTGCTGACATTTATTGGGATCCCCGGTTTTGAATCTGTACAATGCTGGATTGGGATTCCATTCTGTGCTATGTACGCCATTGCTCTGATTGGAAATTCTCTACTTTTGATCATCATCAAATCTGAGCCAAGCCTCCATGAACCCATGTATATCTTCCTGGTCACATTAGGAGCCACAGACATTTCACTTAGCACCAGCATTGTGCCCAAGATGCTTggtattttttggttccatttgccAGAGATATATTTTGATGCTTGCCTCTTTCAGATGTGGCTCATCCACACATTTCAAGGCATTGAATCAGGAGTCCTGCTAGCCATGGCTCTGGACCGCTATGTAGCGATCTGTTATCCTCTGAGGCATGCTATAGTATTCACTCAACAGCTAGTCACTTATATTGTAGTTGGAGTGACATTGCGGCCTGCCATTCTGGTAATTCCATGCCTATTGTTTATAAAGTGCCATCTGAAACTCTACCGAACCAAGTTAATATCCCACACTTACTGTGAACACATGACCCTTGT ACTTGCCACTGAAGATGTTTACATTAATAAGGTCTGTGGTATCCTTGGAGTATTTATTGATGGTGGGCTTGACTTCATTTTCATCACGCTCTcctatattcaaatatttatcattgtcTTTCACTTGCCTCTGAAAGAGGCACGACTTAAGGTATTTAATACATGTATTCCCCATATATATGTCTTCTTCCAATTCTatctccttgctttttttttcattttttactcaCAGATTTGGATCTTATATCCCATCATATGTACATATTACCTTGTCCAGTCTTTACCTACTGGTCCCACCATTCCTCAACCCCTTTATCTATGGGATAAAGACCAAGCACATTAG